The proteins below are encoded in one region of Casimicrobium huifangae:
- a CDS encoding NAD-dependent succinate-semialdehyde dehydrogenase, with protein MKLKEPLLFRQQAYIDGAWCNADSGATFGVDNPATGEIIGNVPDMGAAETQRAIDAANAALPAWSKLSAKARGAILRKWFDLIVANADDLAQLMVLEQGKPFAEAKGEVAYGASFVEWFAEEGKRAYGDVIPTQSPDRRFVVIKQPIGVCAAITPWNFPIAMITRKCAPGLAVGCTFVVKPAEQTPYCALALVALAEQAGMPKGVFNVITCDSSKAPEVGKVLCASPIVKKVTFTGSTEVGRILMRQSADTVKKMGLELGGNASFIVFDDADIDAAVEGAMASKYRNTGQTCVCANRIYVQDKVYDAFAAKLTEKVKQMKVGQGFEDGVMQGPLIDGQALKKVQEHVADAVSKGATVLTGGKPHAKGGQFYEPTVLANVTPAMRVSVEETFGPVAPLFRFNTEEEVISLANASEFGLASYFYSRDIGRVWRVAEALEVGLVGVNAGVIANEVVPFGGVKQSGLGREGSKYGVDDYLEIKYICMGGI; from the coding sequence ATGAAACTGAAAGAACCCCTCCTCTTCCGGCAACAGGCGTACATCGACGGTGCGTGGTGCAACGCCGATTCCGGCGCCACCTTCGGCGTCGACAACCCGGCCACCGGCGAAATCATCGGCAACGTGCCCGACATGGGCGCCGCCGAGACGCAGCGCGCGATTGACGCGGCCAACGCCGCGCTGCCGGCGTGGAGCAAGCTGAGCGCAAAGGCGCGTGGCGCCATCCTGCGCAAGTGGTTCGACCTGATCGTGGCCAACGCTGACGATCTGGCGCAACTGATGGTGCTTGAACAGGGCAAGCCGTTCGCCGAGGCGAAGGGCGAAGTGGCCTACGGCGCCAGCTTTGTAGAATGGTTTGCCGAGGAAGGCAAGCGCGCTTACGGTGACGTGATTCCGACCCAGTCGCCGGACCGCCGCTTTGTGGTGATCAAGCAGCCGATTGGCGTCTGCGCAGCGATCACGCCGTGGAACTTCCCGATTGCGATGATCACGCGCAAGTGCGCGCCCGGCCTCGCGGTGGGCTGCACCTTCGTGGTCAAACCAGCCGAGCAGACGCCGTACTGCGCGCTGGCGCTGGTGGCGCTGGCCGAGCAGGCGGGCATGCCGAAGGGCGTGTTCAACGTCATCACCTGTGACTCGTCAAAAGCGCCAGAGGTGGGCAAGGTGCTCTGCGCGTCGCCGATCGTGAAGAAGGTGACGTTTACCGGCTCCACCGAAGTGGGCCGCATCCTGATGCGCCAGAGCGCTGACACGGTGAAGAAGATGGGCCTGGAGCTCGGCGGCAACGCCAGCTTCATCGTGTTCGACGACGCCGATATCGATGCCGCTGTCGAAGGCGCGATGGCCTCGAAATACCGCAACACCGGCCAAACCTGCGTCTGCGCCAACCGCATCTACGTGCAGGACAAGGTGTACGACGCCTTCGCCGCCAAGCTCACCGAGAAGGTGAAGCAGATGAAGGTGGGCCAGGGCTTCGAGGACGGTGTGATGCAGGGCCCGCTGATCGACGGTCAGGCGCTGAAGAAGGTGCAGGAGCACGTTGCCGACGCGGTGAGCAAGGGCGCCACCGTACTGACTGGCGGCAAGCCGCACGCCAAAGGCGGCCAGTTCTACGAGCCAACCGTGCTCGCCAACGTAACGCCGGCGATGCGCGTCAGCGTCGAAGAAACGTTCGGCCCGGTGGCGCCGCTGTTCCGCTTCAATACCGAAGAGGAAGTCATCAGTCTCGCCAATGCCTCCGAATTCGGCCTCGCCAGTTACTTCTACTCACGCGACATCGGCCGCGTGTGGCGCGTCGCAGAAGCACTCGAAGTGGGTCTGGTCGGCGTCAACGCCGGGGTGATCGCCAACGAAGTGGTGCCATTCGGTGGCGTCAAGCAATCCGGCCTCGGCCGCGAAGGCTCAAAGTACGGCGTCGACGACTATCTCGAGATCAAGTACATCTGCATGGGCGGCATCTAG
- a CDS encoding TetR/AcrR family transcriptional regulator, with protein MKPLKAEPAARKKPAAATAAPSGKHALAPEPAPEPKPYHHGNLRETLLAAADGVLARQGAAGITLRDVAKAAGVSHAAPYHHFASLDEMLAAVAERGFAQLAMAMAAPAGESDPRERLLQICEAYVNCARSHPAQFRLMFGPLLARKHEFPTLKTAAEGAFAQLLAASTALDAGRGPELALLGWSLAHGLSNLLIDGAFDGLPMELPAGATLARQLAARALGELGR; from the coding sequence ATGAAGCCCCTGAAAGCAGAACCAGCGGCGCGCAAGAAGCCAGCCGCAGCGACAGCCGCCCCCTCCGGCAAGCACGCCCTCGCGCCTGAGCCGGCCCCCGAGCCGAAGCCCTACCACCACGGCAACCTGCGCGAGACGCTGCTGGCGGCGGCGGACGGGGTGCTGGCGCGGCAGGGCGCGGCGGGTATTACGTTGCGCGATGTTGCCAAGGCGGCCGGTGTGTCGCACGCAGCGCCGTACCATCACTTCGCCAGCCTTGATGAGATGCTGGCGGCGGTCGCCGAGCGCGGCTTTGCGCAGCTCGCGATGGCGATGGCAGCACCTGCGGGCGAGAGCGATCCGCGTGAGCGCCTGCTGCAGATCTGTGAGGCTTACGTCAATTGCGCCCGGTCACACCCGGCGCAATTCCGTCTGATGTTCGGCCCCCTGCTCGCCCGCAAGCACGAGTTCCCGACGCTGAAGACCGCCGCCGAGGGCGCGTTTGCGCAGTTATTGGCCGCCTCGACGGCGCTTGACGCCGGGCGCGGACCGGAACTGGCGCTGCTGGGCTGGAGTCTGGCGCATGGCCTCAGCAATTTGCTGATCGACGGTGCCTTTGACGGTCTGCCGATGGAGCTGCCCGCCGGGGCGACGCTGGCACGGCAGCTGGCGGCACGTGCCCTGGGCGAATTGGGTCGCTGA
- a CDS encoding LIC_13387 family protein has product MLASTLVATSAGIVLLFGSIHLLYTLHGNKLHPRDPAVLAAMQQTHPVITRQTTMWRANHGFNITHSMGLILFGLVYGYLALVQTALLWQSAFLQGLGLVTLATYLVVARLCFFSVPVRGIALATLLYAAGVILSLRA; this is encoded by the coding sequence ATGCTCGCCTCCACCCTCGTCGCAACCAGTGCCGGCATCGTGCTGCTGTTCGGCAGCATCCACCTGCTTTACACGCTGCACGGCAACAAGCTGCACCCGCGCGATCCCGCCGTGCTGGCGGCAATGCAGCAAACGCATCCGGTCATCACACGGCAGACCACCATGTGGCGGGCGAACCACGGCTTCAACATCACCCACAGCATGGGGCTCATTCTGTTCGGGCTGGTTTACGGCTATCTCGCACTGGTGCAAACGGCGCTGCTGTGGCAGTCGGCGTTCCTGCAGGGGCTGGGGCTGGTCACGCTGGCGACTTATCTCGTTGTGGCCCGACTTTGTTTCTTCTCAGTGCCGGTTCGGGGAATTGCCCTCGCGACGCTGCTGTACGCGGCGGGTGTCATCCTCAGCCTGCGTGCCTGA
- a CDS encoding DUF4345 domain-containing protein yields the protein MSRRNLQIVTALLGLVPVITGVLTMMGVDDPLYASMHLPRDVTLDSNLRFFGGVWLGLGLAVLWLVPRIEREAVLFRALWLMIFLGGAGRLLSLTMLGAPLPPFIAFTVLELLGAPLMLWWQHRVAR from the coding sequence ATGTCCCGACGCAACTTGCAAATCGTCACCGCATTGCTGGGTTTGGTGCCCGTCATCACTGGCGTGCTCACGATGATGGGTGTGGACGATCCGCTCTACGCCTCGATGCACCTGCCACGCGACGTCACGCTTGACAGCAACCTGCGCTTCTTCGGCGGCGTCTGGCTGGGCCTCGGACTTGCCGTGCTGTGGCTGGTGCCACGCATCGAACGCGAAGCAGTACTGTTCCGCGCGCTGTGGCTGATGATCTTTCTGGGCGGCGCCGGGCGACTGCTGTCACTGACGATGCTCGGTGCACCGCTACCGCCTTTCATCGCTTTCACTGTACTCGAGCTACTTGGTGCGCCACTGATGCTGTGGTGGCAGCATCGCGTGGCGCGATGA
- a CDS encoding PQQ-binding-like beta-propeller repeat protein — MTARMARLLLAAWVGVCAANAVAQVEWVTPLGDPAAPAPLMLQRAVAAPDGATFVVANVADGEATRLRVSRISAAGVEQWVRWPVNGSGVLGSWETTLPAVTHADGSVSLSYFRNTPYGYCAANYSATGDLRWLRCGGNAAAISLAADDDLYIVAGTPRQVSKLAATGQVRWEVTDTTYPSGNLVGHGIDSNGNYVELWSSTIRTWSYVDGSISAVNAASLPYQTPARDLRLITRSNRNLVVTRGLAYASNATTSTVTRHTSTGAQSWSTTVTFPGTFTGNEYDVLFPADADGVYVVRTSTGITDTQVAKLSAAGAVLWQRHYSRIHRIVEGPNGLIGIRSDVNVGSGSSDSFIFAIAPADGALGSPIIYSRSDAFAPTDWFAAANGRVIASFQGNNPFPPYAAFPNALLASSAYVGPAVASRWVVTALSRPAVSAQQSECLMPRLSRSSPAPGWWSRTQRAPQSPRSTWVNTDTATGIAGARSANDTGDVDCGSPITPDAARIAVNSYGQRLQKVNFNGDLIWQSASSLFPTSGSQRALTSIATSGAITYTTGNLLGRATISGTIIFETDLGMITPQFLAVDTDASVWVVGPNPNGGSVKVVKADASGALQWTLTIDAPSCSDTLRAVRLSAAGVLLVATEACSEGRVHRISANGQVVWQRVIGGTVAQPFVQVGALAEDTAGNVFVGACTHNGSLTADNARAASLVASWSGSGSERWNLRRDLFGDAPECVTSLDTDTDGSVYAASSVTRGTSPPVLWAIAASGSELWRHAGLLANPDATFTELALDSTGKLVALGEAPAGQDGPRAATLRRIALAGIGSPLRLKVLEAPATPVEYRASFGLRVGLRTAADVAANATSPVVVSLAVDNGGGSVSSAGCTIAVGSSECSITDARYDAVENNVVLSAAADRLAAAVAPAINVVRAATATTIAALTPPPYNAFSIVTVRASVQGPPPPSPADIRGYLNGPQGSSAYTTNCGSVTGTGLVTGYQCDFLINSAAMPFNASFVAYGDSNYLSSTAAATTLPITAVTPALTVTEDTGNTRVAGDRVRFRVTLTTPGGVNVSTFVLRSLLSISGGGCIYTVANGSLSDNFSGSYVLCESLNPPVGPLSVMVSFAGNADLLAASTLAPTVTITGGAVLRGSAYLSGATVCSPTAGANCSGPTYVGASGSYEWACSVPAGASGQIFFVPPPGSPFVFQPSPIAFSNAAGVVNMSGPTSQFYQSYACMRDVDGDGATLAHTDGVLVLRRMFGLTGNALTEGATHACVPRSAAGIVQAVSLAAYDIDGDGQTRGETDGLLFLRAMLGFRGEALIADAIGANAMRRTPTDIWNFLVGSCGFAYSP, encoded by the coding sequence ATGACGGCTCGGATGGCAAGGCTGCTGCTTGCGGCATGGGTTGGGGTTTGTGCTGCGAACGCGGTGGCGCAGGTCGAGTGGGTGACGCCGCTGGGCGACCCGGCGGCACCGGCGCCGCTCATGTTGCAGCGAGCGGTAGCCGCGCCCGATGGTGCTACCTTTGTCGTGGCCAATGTTGCCGACGGTGAAGCGACGCGGTTGCGGGTCAGCCGCATTTCAGCGGCTGGGGTTGAGCAGTGGGTACGCTGGCCAGTCAATGGCTCTGGTGTGCTCGGCAGCTGGGAGACCACACTACCGGCGGTAACGCACGCCGATGGCTCGGTGTCGCTCAGCTACTTTCGCAACACGCCCTATGGCTACTGCGCCGCCAACTACTCCGCAACAGGTGACTTGCGATGGCTGCGCTGTGGCGGCAATGCCGCCGCTATCAGCCTCGCTGCCGATGACGATCTCTACATTGTGGCCGGCACCCCGCGCCAGGTCAGCAAGCTCGCAGCAACCGGCCAGGTGCGCTGGGAAGTCACCGACACCACTTACCCAAGCGGCAATCTGGTCGGCCACGGGATCGACTCCAACGGCAACTACGTCGAGCTTTGGAGCAGCACCATCCGCACCTGGAGCTACGTCGACGGCAGCATCAGTGCGGTCAACGCCGCCAGTCTGCCTTACCAAACGCCTGCACGCGACCTGCGTCTGATCACTCGCAGCAACCGCAACCTGGTCGTGACACGTGGACTGGCTTACGCAAGCAATGCGACCACGTCAACCGTGACTCGCCACACGTCGACGGGTGCCCAGTCGTGGTCGACAACCGTCACCTTCCCCGGCACTTTTACTGGCAATGAATACGATGTGCTGTTTCCGGCGGATGCGGACGGTGTGTATGTGGTGCGCACCTCCACGGGCATCACCGACACCCAGGTAGCGAAGCTCTCCGCTGCGGGGGCCGTGTTGTGGCAGCGGCATTACTCAAGAATTCATCGGATTGTGGAGGGGCCGAACGGTCTCATTGGCATTCGCAGTGATGTCAACGTAGGTAGCGGTAGCAGTGATTCGTTCATCTTTGCCATCGCTCCCGCCGATGGGGCGCTCGGTAGCCCGATCATCTACTCGCGCTCCGACGCCTTCGCGCCAACGGACTGGTTCGCCGCTGCCAATGGCCGTGTTATTGCGAGCTTCCAGGGCAACAACCCGTTCCCGCCGTATGCGGCGTTTCCAAATGCCCTGCTGGCGAGTAGCGCCTATGTCGGCCCTGCGGTCGCCAGTCGCTGGGTGGTCACGGCGCTGTCGCGTCCAGCGGTCAGCGCGCAGCAGAGCGAGTGTCTGATGCCCCGATTGAGTCGATCAAGCCCAGCTCCTGGCTGGTGGTCGCGCACGCAACGAGCGCCGCAGTCGCCGCGATCTACCTGGGTCAACACCGACACTGCAACTGGAATAGCTGGCGCTCGCTCGGCCAACGATACTGGGGACGTTGACTGTGGCTCGCCGATCACCCCGGATGCCGCTCGCATTGCTGTTAACAGCTACGGTCAACGGCTGCAGAAAGTCAATTTCAATGGGGACCTTATCTGGCAGTCTGCCAGCTCGCTATTTCCCACCTCTGGCTCGCAGCGCGCCTTGACGTCAATTGCCACCAGCGGCGCCATCACTTACACCACCGGCAATCTGCTCGGCCGCGCCACCATCAGCGGCACGATCATCTTCGAGACCGATCTCGGGATGATCACGCCGCAGTTTCTCGCCGTCGATACCGATGCCAGCGTCTGGGTGGTCGGGCCCAACCCCAACGGCGGCTCAGTGAAGGTGGTCAAGGCTGACGCCAGCGGTGCGCTGCAGTGGACGCTGACTATTGATGCGCCATCCTGCTCCGATACGCTGAGAGCGGTCCGACTCAGCGCCGCCGGCGTGCTGCTGGTTGCCACTGAGGCGTGCAGCGAGGGGCGCGTGCATCGCATCAGCGCTAACGGCCAGGTGGTCTGGCAGCGTGTGATTGGCGGCACTGTTGCGCAACCGTTTGTACAAGTGGGCGCCTTGGCAGAGGATACCGCCGGCAACGTCTTTGTCGGCGCCTGCACCCACAACGGTTCGCTGACGGCCGACAACGCCCGTGCTGCGTCGCTGGTCGCATCGTGGTCGGGCAGCGGCAGCGAGCGCTGGAATCTCCGCCGCGATCTGTTTGGCGACGCCCCGGAGTGCGTCACGTCGTTGGACACTGATACCGACGGCAGCGTCTACGCGGCGAGCAGTGTCACGCGCGGGACGTCGCCGCCCGTGCTGTGGGCAATCGCTGCGTCCGGTAGCGAATTGTGGCGCCATGCGGGCCTGCTCGCCAATCCGGATGCAACATTTACTGAGCTCGCACTTGACAGTACGGGCAAGCTGGTTGCTCTCGGCGAGGCCCCCGCAGGTCAGGATGGCCCGCGCGCAGCGACGTTGCGGCGCATCGCGCTTGCGGGCATCGGCTCGCCACTGCGTCTGAAAGTACTCGAAGCGCCGGCGACGCCGGTCGAGTATCGCGCCTCGTTCGGGCTGCGCGTCGGCCTTCGTACGGCGGCGGACGTTGCCGCCAATGCAACCAGTCCCGTGGTGGTATCGCTGGCTGTCGACAACGGCGGTGGTTCGGTCAGTAGCGCCGGATGCACCATCGCTGTTGGCAGCAGCGAATGCAGCATCACGGATGCCCGCTACGACGCGGTCGAGAACAACGTAGTCCTGTCCGCTGCGGCCGATAGGCTCGCCGCTGCAGTGGCGCCGGCCATCAACGTCGTGCGGGCGGCGACTGCCACGACGATTGCGGCCCTCACGCCCCCGCCTTACAACGCGTTTTCGATCGTCACGGTACGAGCGTCGGTGCAGGGGCCGCCGCCGCCCTCGCCCGCTGACATCCGCGGCTATCTCAATGGACCGCAGGGATCCTCAGCCTACACGACAAACTGCGGGTCCGTGACTGGCACCGGTCTGGTGACCGGCTACCAGTGCGATTTCCTCATTAACAGCGCTGCCATGCCATTCAACGCCTCCTTCGTGGCCTACGGCGATTCCAACTACCTGAGTTCGACGGCGGCCGCCACCACATTGCCCATCACTGCGGTGACACCTGCATTGACAGTGACCGAGGACACTGGCAATACACGGGTGGCAGGGGACCGCGTACGTTTCCGGGTGACGCTGACGACGCCGGGTGGCGTGAACGTGTCGACCTTCGTCCTGCGTTCACTGCTCAGTATCAGCGGTGGTGGCTGCATCTACACCGTGGCAAACGGCAGCCTCAGCGATAACTTCTCGGGCAGCTATGTCCTCTGCGAGTCGCTGAATCCGCCGGTCGGCCCGCTGAGTGTCATGGTGTCTTTTGCTGGCAATGCCGACTTGCTGGCTGCCAGCACGCTCGCGCCAACGGTCACTATCACCGGCGGCGCCGTGTTGCGCGGCAGTGCCTACCTGTCGGGCGCCACCGTCTGCTCGCCGACGGCAGGGGCCAACTGCTCAGGCCCCACCTATGTCGGGGCCAGCGGCAGCTACGAGTGGGCGTGTTCCGTGCCGGCTGGCGCGTCGGGCCAGATTTTCTTTGTTCCGCCGCCGGGCTCGCCTTTCGTCTTCCAGCCGTCTCCCATTGCGTTCAGTAACGCCGCCGGCGTTGTCAACATGTCAGGGCCGACCTCACAGTTCTACCAGTCATACGCGTGTATGCGCGATGTTGATGGCGATGGAGCAACACTGGCACATACCGACGGCGTTCTGGTGCTGCGTCGCATGTTCGGGCTGACGGGCAACGCACTGACCGAGGGCGCCACGCACGCCTGCGTTCCGCGTTCGGCCGCCGGCATTGTGCAGGCGGTTTCGCTTGCTGCCTACGACATCGATGGCGACGGCCAGACGCGCGGCGAGACGGATGGTCTTCTGTTTTTGCGGGCGATGCTCGGCTTTCGGGGTGAGGCGCTGATCGCCGACGCTATCGGCGCCAATGCAATGCGTCGCACACCTACCGATATCTGGAATTTCCTGGTTGGCTCATGTGGATTTGCATACTCGCCGTGA
- the phoR gene encoding phosphate regulon sensor histidine kinase PhoR, whose translation MKAIRQTLVALALIALVLSWVWTPWVAVVMLAAIGAWLFWQLQRQDDAAAALLREPESVDRSFDDAMAIIRARLKEGEQSLRDRDAEIAQRKQITNAVPDGLFLLDNGGRIIWCNQAALVMHSLDAFRDMGKPIAQLIRAPEFARYLDDDTQPEPVVTLGGRSIAFHLERGSEGARLLLTRDVTEREKLDRMRRDFVANVSHELRTPLTVVGGFVETLTDLPLEPDERNRYLQLIANQTTNMRRLVEDLLTLARLENDQLPPEATQIDLALVARDALADAEALSAGAHTFEATIAPAHLLGSVGELRSALGNLLSNAVRYTPAGGRITLNVAAHANGEIVVEVKDSGVGIAAEHIPRLTERFYRVDRSRSRETGGTGLGLAIVKHVAQRHRAKLEIESTVGGEQHGSTFRLRFPVSGT comes from the coding sequence ATGAAGGCGATCCGGCAAACCCTTGTCGCATTGGCGCTGATTGCGCTGGTGCTGTCGTGGGTATGGACGCCCTGGGTGGCCGTGGTGATGCTGGCCGCCATCGGCGCCTGGCTGTTCTGGCAGTTGCAACGTCAGGATGACGCCGCTGCCGCACTGCTGCGCGAGCCGGAATCGGTAGATCGTTCCTTTGACGACGCCATGGCCATCATCCGCGCCCGCCTCAAGGAAGGCGAGCAGAGCCTGCGCGACCGCGATGCCGAGATCGCCCAGCGCAAGCAGATCACCAATGCGGTGCCTGACGGTCTGTTCCTGCTCGACAACGGCGGCCGCATCATCTGGTGCAACCAGGCGGCGCTGGTGATGCATTCGCTGGATGCCTTCCGCGACATGGGCAAACCTATCGCCCAATTGATTCGAGCCCCGGAATTTGCCCGTTATCTGGACGATGACACGCAACCAGAGCCAGTGGTGACGCTCGGCGGTCGCTCGATCGCCTTTCATCTCGAGCGCGGCAGCGAAGGCGCGCGCCTGCTCTTGACCCGCGACGTAACCGAACGCGAGAAGCTCGACCGCATGCGCCGTGACTTTGTCGCCAATGTGTCGCATGAGTTGCGCACACCCCTCACTGTCGTCGGCGGCTTCGTGGAAACGCTCACCGATCTGCCACTCGAACCGGACGAGCGCAATCGCTACCTGCAACTGATTGCCAACCAGACCACCAACATGCGGCGGCTGGTGGAGGACTTGCTCACACTGGCGCGACTGGAGAATGACCAGTTGCCGCCGGAGGCCACGCAAATTGACCTGGCGCTGGTCGCGCGCGACGCGCTGGCGGACGCCGAGGCGCTATCAGCAGGCGCACACACGTTCGAGGCAACGATCGCCCCCGCACACTTGCTCGGCAGCGTCGGCGAGCTGCGCTCCGCGCTCGGCAATTTGCTGTCCAACGCAGTGCGCTACACGCCCGCGGGCGGCCGCATCACGCTCAATGTCGCGGCCCACGCGAACGGAGAAATCGTCGTTGAAGTGAAGGACAGCGGCGTCGGCATCGCCGCCGAACACATCCCGCGTCTGACCGAACGCTTCTACCGTGTCGATCGCTCCCGCTCGCGTGAAACCGGCGGCACCGGCCTCGGCCTCGCCATCGTCAAACACGTCGCGCAACGTCACCGCGCCAAACTGGAGATTGAAAGCACGGTCGGCGGCGAGCAGCACGGCAGCACGTTCCGGTTGCGGTTTCCGGTTTCTGGCACTTAG
- the phoB gene encoding phosphate regulon transcriptional regulator PhoB, with protein sequence MPASILIVEDEPAIAELVSLHCRHAGYTVKVAHAVLDARDIVDETLPDLVVLDWMLPDKSGIDFARELRRDERTRDLPILMLTARAAEDDKVRGLEVGADDYVTKPFSPKELVARIKALLRRAAPDVSEEPLEVAGLRLEPASHRVTGNGTELKVGPTEFRLLRFFMARPERVMTRQALLDGVWGDHVFIEERTVDVHVRRLRLALEPSGHDALVETVRGGGYRLRKQPLR encoded by the coding sequence ATGCCAGCCAGCATCCTTATTGTTGAAGACGAACCTGCCATCGCCGAGCTGGTGTCGCTGCACTGCCGGCACGCCGGTTACACGGTCAAAGTGGCGCATGCGGTGCTTGACGCCCGTGATATCGTGGACGAAACGCTGCCCGACCTGGTGGTGCTGGACTGGATGCTGCCCGACAAATCGGGCATCGACTTCGCCCGCGAGCTGCGGCGCGACGAGCGTACCCGCGATCTGCCGATCCTGATGCTCACCGCCCGTGCCGCCGAGGACGACAAGGTGCGTGGTCTTGAGGTAGGTGCCGACGACTACGTCACCAAGCCGTTTTCGCCCAAGGAGCTGGTGGCACGAATCAAGGCCCTGTTGCGCCGTGCCGCACCGGACGTGAGCGAGGAGCCGCTGGAAGTGGCGGGCCTGCGGCTGGAGCCGGCCTCGCACCGGGTCACCGGCAACGGCACGGAACTCAAGGTTGGCCCCACCGAGTTCCGGCTGCTGCGCTTCTTCATGGCCCGGCCGGAACGGGTGATGACGCGGCAGGCGCTGCTTGATGGCGTATGGGGCGATCACGTGTTCATCGAGGAGCGGACGGTGGATGTACACGTCCGCCGCCTGCGCCTCGCGCTGGAGCCCTCCGGCCATGACGCACTGGTGGAAACGGTGCGCGGCGGTGGTTACCGGCTGCGCAAACAGCCGCTGCGGTAA
- a CDS encoding sensor histidine kinase → MTPLDFSGQIPFSGTDVAAVIFGTLSAIFLVLWLRDREPGASWIALGYGFLAIHFFNDASLRPNTVNMNPVAAALHGMAAASCACGLLQYFAAPGRASNWLIALATVPSLAITFCATTGIPLPRPWAFFPYMLTGLIIVYAAFSAALRERSSSHALTALGIVLMPVYLVWQVANGAETFTLRYYALIPEIFLGIAVLTVSLVRRRVALEIENARRMDAEHSLTILNASLEATIASRTADLQNIVARLESFNRNVSHDLRGSLGGIAGLANVANDALRQGDTAVARRVLPLIAGQAQQSSDLVTALLTLAKVGDKDLHKTHVDLTALAHEAIALAEAQTGNQMALFAAASARRDVATGTNGVSATSTNVARLPNSNLRAPLRHGPSYIVGDLPVVEADPSLLRPALANLIGNAIKFCGHRPDACIEVLASRDDEQTVVQVRDNGVGFCRENARVLFQPFTRLHGHDYAGHGIGLSIVRRAVERHGGRVWAEAAPDEGASFYFSLPNAGIEALSITEPLANAAE, encoded by the coding sequence GTGACTCCGCTGGACTTCTCGGGGCAGATACCGTTTTCGGGCACTGATGTAGCTGCGGTAATTTTCGGTACGCTGTCGGCGATCTTTCTGGTGCTCTGGCTGCGTGATCGCGAGCCAGGCGCGTCATGGATCGCGCTCGGCTACGGCTTTCTCGCCATTCACTTCTTCAACGATGCCTCGTTGCGGCCGAACACGGTCAACATGAACCCGGTTGCCGCGGCCCTGCATGGCATGGCCGCAGCCTCCTGTGCCTGTGGTCTGCTGCAATATTTCGCGGCGCCGGGACGGGCGTCGAACTGGCTGATTGCGCTGGCAACGGTACCTTCGCTGGCGATCACCTTTTGCGCGACAACCGGCATCCCGCTGCCGCGGCCATGGGCATTTTTCCCCTACATGCTGACCGGCCTGATCATCGTCTACGCCGCCTTCAGCGCCGCCTTGCGCGAGCGTTCGTCCAGCCATGCGCTGACTGCGCTGGGGATTGTGCTGATGCCGGTCTATCTGGTCTGGCAGGTGGCCAACGGTGCCGAGACCTTTACGCTGCGCTATTACGCACTGATTCCGGAGATCTTCCTGGGCATTGCCGTGCTCACGGTCAGTCTGGTGCGCCGGCGCGTCGCGCTCGAGATCGAAAACGCGCGACGGATGGACGCGGAGCACTCACTGACTATCCTCAACGCCTCGCTGGAGGCGACCATCGCCAGTCGTACTGCCGACTTGCAGAACATCGTGGCTCGCCTCGAAAGTTTCAACCGCAATGTGTCGCACGATTTGCGCGGTAGTCTGGGCGGCATCGCCGGCCTTGCCAATGTCGCCAACGACGCCTTGCGCCAGGGCGATACAGCGGTGGCGCGGCGGGTGCTGCCGCTGATTGCCGGCCAGGCGCAGCAGTCCTCCGATCTGGTGACCGCGCTGCTCACGCTGGCCAAGGTGGGCGACAAGGACTTGCACAAGACCCATGTCGACCTGACAGCGCTGGCCCACGAAGCGATCGCCCTTGCCGAAGCGCAGACCGGCAATCAGATGGCATTGTTTGCGGCGGCGTCGGCGCGTCGCGACGTGGCCACCGGCACCAACGGTGTGTCGGCCACGTCCACCAACGTGGCCAGATTGCCAAACAGCAACCTGCGGGCACCGCTCCGGCACGGCCCAAGCTACATCGTTGGCGATCTGCCCGTTGTGGAGGCTGACCCCTCGCTGCTGCGGCCGGCGCTGGCCAACCTGATTGGCAACGCCATCAAGTTCTGCGGCCATCGCCCGGACGCCTGCATTGAGGTGCTCGCAAGCCGCGACGACGAGCAGACGGTGGTGCAGGTGCGTGACAACGGCGTTGGTTTCTGTCGCGAGAACGCCCGCGTTCTCTTCCAGCCGTTTACCCGTCTGCACGGGCACGACTACGCCGGACACGGCATCGGCCTCAGCATCGTGCGTCGTGCGGTCGAGCGCCACGGCGGCCGGGTATGGGCCGAGGCGGCGCCGGACGAGGGCGCGAGCTTCTATTTCTCGCTGCCAAACGCCGGCATCGAGGCGCTGTCGATCACCGAGCCGCTCGCCAATGCGGCTGAGTGA